The proteins below come from a single Halobacillus salinarum genomic window:
- a CDS encoding class II fructose-bisphosphate aldolase, which produces MPFVNGKTMLEQARKHGYGVGAFSAHNAETIVAILEAAEEKQAPVMIQIGQKVIQTLGLEPMKAMVDSFAEHYSIPVAIHLDHSREFAQTMRAIQLGFQSVMFDGSALSFEENTTISQRVAAAAKALGIGSEGEIGKIGGTEDDITVDEKDALITTTDEALDFVNATDVDYLAVSIGTAHGIYKETPKLRFERLEEIAKAVNRPIVLHGGSDVPDEQVRQAITLGIAKINVDTELRQAYTKGLQAYMNENPDDFVLANSLGEAGQVMKEKVKEKIDVFGSTGRAADFYVNKKVVTL; this is translated from the coding sequence ATGCCTTTTGTAAATGGAAAAACGATGCTTGAACAAGCCCGAAAGCATGGCTATGGAGTCGGTGCCTTCAGTGCCCATAACGCTGAAACAATTGTCGCCATTCTAGAGGCGGCAGAAGAAAAGCAAGCGCCGGTTATGATTCAAATTGGACAGAAAGTCATTCAAACCCTTGGGCTTGAACCGATGAAAGCAATGGTTGACAGCTTTGCCGAACATTATTCGATCCCAGTGGCCATCCACTTGGATCACAGCAGGGAGTTTGCTCAAACGATGCGCGCCATTCAGCTCGGCTTCCAATCGGTCATGTTTGATGGTTCAGCCCTATCGTTTGAAGAAAATACAACGATTTCACAACGCGTGGCAGCAGCAGCGAAGGCGCTTGGTATCGGCAGCGAAGGCGAAATTGGCAAAATCGGCGGAACTGAGGATGACATTACAGTGGATGAAAAGGATGCTCTCATTACGACGACAGATGAAGCGCTTGATTTTGTCAACGCGACGGATGTCGATTACTTAGCGGTATCGATCGGCACCGCCCATGGTATCTATAAGGAAACACCGAAGCTCCGTTTCGAGCGTTTAGAGGAAATTGCAAAAGCAGTAAATCGTCCGATTGTTCTTCATGGCGGCTCAGACGTACCTGACGAGCAGGTGAGGCAGGCCATTACGCTTGGCATCGCCAAAATCAATGTAGATACTGAACTGCGCCAGGCCTATACGAAAGGTCTGCAGGCCTACATGAACGAGAATCCGGATGACTTTGTACTCGCCAATTCATTAGGGGAAGCGGGGCAAGTGATGAAGGAAAAAGTGAAAGAAAAGATTGACGTATTTGGAAGTACCGGGCGTGCCGCTGATTTCTACGTAAATAAAAAGGTCGTAACGTTATAA
- a CDS encoding GntR family transcriptional regulator yields MSTKIDPNKDLALYLQLKELFIERIHNGDWAPDQLIPTEQELMKEFDVSRTTIRQAVSILVQEGLVEKKQGRGTIVKPRKLSGNLTQLKGFAEEVLERGQTPRSKLIRAEFKSNLFHEKAMLEVKDDEPILLVERIRLADETPVALERTCWPKDIGDILIKYDLDEARYYELLENYKVYLNRANEKISAINATIDEADALGIRAGEALLEMTRLSFGVNDRPIEYTKTKYRNDQYHYNIDLKR; encoded by the coding sequence GTGAGTACTAAGATCGACCCGAATAAAGATTTAGCCCTTTACTTACAGCTGAAGGAATTGTTTATCGAACGCATTCACAACGGTGACTGGGCACCAGATCAATTGATCCCGACAGAGCAAGAACTAATGAAAGAATTCGATGTCAGCCGGACGACGATCCGCCAAGCTGTGTCCATTCTTGTTCAGGAAGGATTGGTCGAAAAAAAACAAGGCCGCGGCACAATTGTTAAGCCGAGAAAGCTCAGTGGCAACCTTACACAGCTGAAAGGCTTTGCCGAAGAGGTATTAGAAAGAGGTCAGACACCCCGAAGTAAACTGATTCGCGCCGAATTCAAATCCAACTTGTTTCATGAAAAGGCGATGCTTGAAGTGAAGGACGACGAGCCGATTCTGCTTGTAGAACGTATCCGTCTAGCCGATGAAACGCCGGTCGCCTTAGAGCGGACATGCTGGCCAAAAGATATCGGTGACATTCTAATCAAATATGACCTCGATGAAGCCCGCTATTATGAACTATTGGAAAACTACAAAGTGTACTTAAACCGGGCTAATGAAAAGATCTCTGCTATCAATGCAACCATTGATGAAGCGGATGCGCTTGGCATCCGGGCTGGCGAAGCGCTGCTTGAGATGACGCGCTTAAGCTTTGGAGTGAATGATCGTCCCATTGAATATACGAAAACGAAATATCGAAATGATCAGTACCATTATAATATTGACCTGAAACGATAA
- a CDS encoding diphosphate--fructose-6-phosphate 1-phosphotransferase — protein sequence MRKVAVGQAGGPSAVINATLAGFIEQTRKNHKLVLVENGYQGLVEERFLPGTSDSLTWVVNHRHVPGACLKSGRYPLEKAAIAKAVANLKKHQIDTLVFIGGNGTMEALYHIQQEAERNGYPLQVIGLPKTVDNDIGATDHAPGFASAANYVARTTKDMSRDLYAMNNFEQIRVLETMGRNAGWLALAAGAYRTFNEEGPHFIAVPEEQLNKEALLQTVRKAIKSYGYALVVVSEGVQWQEGRQMELNRVDGRTVLGGISKEIRDFLSQECKGTARAELLGMNQRSSSAYVSKVDALEAYQAGVEGGRWVEEGRNGCMVSIRRKQADYYTIELRPVNLYEVIAEGERRLPPSFIKERESYFKWLRPLLGGDDPSYPPLKQRRVEYSEY from the coding sequence ATGAGAAAAGTGGCAGTCGGCCAGGCGGGTGGCCCATCAGCGGTGATCAATGCCACACTTGCAGGGTTTATCGAACAGACGAGAAAAAATCATAAGCTCGTACTTGTAGAAAACGGCTATCAAGGACTGGTGGAGGAAAGGTTTCTTCCAGGGACCTCCGATTCCCTTACCTGGGTGGTGAACCACCGGCACGTTCCGGGGGCCTGTTTGAAGTCCGGCAGATATCCGCTTGAGAAGGCGGCGATTGCAAAAGCGGTCGCCAACTTAAAAAAACACCAGATTGATACTCTTGTATTTATCGGAGGCAACGGGACAATGGAAGCCCTCTACCATATTCAGCAAGAGGCGGAAAGAAACGGCTATCCGCTCCAGGTGATCGGTCTTCCGAAAACAGTGGATAATGACATCGGAGCAACGGATCATGCCCCTGGTTTTGCGAGTGCCGCTAATTACGTAGCAAGGACGACAAAAGATATGAGCCGCGACTTATATGCGATGAATAACTTCGAACAGATCCGCGTGCTGGAAACGATGGGCAGAAATGCCGGATGGCTGGCGCTGGCCGCAGGTGCTTATCGCACCTTTAACGAAGAAGGGCCGCACTTTATTGCCGTCCCTGAAGAACAGCTGAATAAAGAAGCACTCCTTCAGACGGTAAGGAAGGCGATTAAATCGTACGGATACGCTCTCGTAGTTGTCAGTGAAGGTGTTCAGTGGCAAGAGGGCAGGCAAATGGAACTGAATCGCGTAGACGGACGGACGGTGCTGGGTGGAATTTCTAAAGAGATACGTGACTTTTTAAGTCAGGAATGCAAAGGAACCGCAAGAGCTGAGCTGCTGGGGATGAATCAGCGCTCTTCTTCTGCTTATGTATCCAAGGTGGATGCATTAGAAGCCTATCAGGCAGGCGTTGAAGGCGGCAGATGGGTCGAGGAAGGCAGAAATGGCTGTATGGTTTCGATTCGTCGAAAACAGGCAGATTATTATACAATAGAATTAAGACCTGTAAATCTATACGAGGTTATAGCTGAGGGAGAGCGACGCCTGCCGCCTTCTTTTATTAAAGAACGGGAGTCCTATTTCAAGTGGCTGCGCCCGCTTTTAGGAGGTGATGATCCTTCCTACCCTCCGCTTAAGCAAAGGAGAGTAGAATATAGTGAGTACTAA